Proteins encoded together in one Gemmatimonadota bacterium DH-78 window:
- the pdeM gene encoding ligase-associated DNA damage response endonuclease PdeM translates to MSSTGLGVTLAGVPLVLDPRGSVVIPDARVGFVADLHLGKSTLFRRRGLAVPEGEEARDLRRLDAVIADHGLRRLVILGDLVHAAGGLAPEVVERFAAWRARAAVGSITLVLGNHDRPLLVPSRWGLEVVEGPVGLGPVEARHEPPASGASHDGRLVLAGHLHPVVRLREGGRGAGLRPRCFWWSDPVLVLPAFGGFTGGYPVQPAGRDRVFAVPPADEPDDLPVVEVG, encoded by the coding sequence GCCGGCGTGCCGCTCGTGCTCGACCCGCGTGGAAGCGTGGTGATCCCCGACGCACGGGTGGGCTTCGTGGCCGACCTCCATCTGGGCAAGAGCACCCTCTTCCGACGGCGCGGTCTGGCCGTGCCGGAGGGCGAGGAGGCACGGGATCTCCGCCGGCTCGACGCGGTGATCGCCGACCACGGCCTCCGGCGGCTCGTCATCCTCGGCGATCTGGTGCACGCCGCCGGTGGGCTCGCGCCCGAGGTGGTGGAGCGCTTCGCCGCGTGGCGCGCCCGCGCCGCCGTGGGATCGATCACCCTGGTGCTCGGCAACCACGATCGGCCACTGCTCGTGCCGTCCCGATGGGGGCTCGAGGTGGTGGAGGGACCGGTGGGGCTCGGCCCGGTGGAGGCGCGCCACGAGCCGCCGGCGTCGGGAGCGTCGCACGACGGGCGGCTCGTGCTCGCGGGTCACCTGCACCCGGTGGTGCGACTCCGCGAGGGTGGCCGCGGCGCCGGGCTGCGGCCCCGCTGTTTCTGGTGGAGCGACCCGGTGCTGGTGCTTCCCGCCTTCGGGGGCTTCACGGGAGGATACCCCGTGCAACCCGCGGGCCGCGACAGGGTGTTCGCGGTGCCGCCGGCGGACGAGCCCGACGACCTGCCTGTCGTGGAGGTGGGCTGA